The Longimicrobium sp. genome window below encodes:
- the glmM gene encoding phosphoglucosamine mutase → MIDTSNLMVSVSGVRGRVAEGLTPEVIARFAAAFGAYAIKRGPGKTVVLGRDSRVSGPMFARAATAGLQSVGCDVVDVGIAPTPTVQLAVEDLKAAGGLAVTASHNPIEWNALKFIGPTGMFLDAEEGAEMRAFLEGDIPRAIWSDLGGYSQDEGAVERHLERILEVPFVDVDLIRSKNFHVALDCVRGAGGRIFPQLLEALGCRVSAINMETDGLFPREPEPVAENLGELEALVRSSGADLGLATDPDVDRLSLVSGEGSAIGEDYTLALASMLVLRHRPGPLVTNLSTSRVMDDVAERAGVPLVRAAVGEINVARRMQAENATIGGEGNGGVILPDVHLTRDAPVAAALVLQLLAETGKPLHALAAEIGRYEIVKEKVPRPAQPLDAVYDALAARFPEAHADRQDGLRLSWAAEKRWAHLRPSGTEPIVRIICEAPTRADASALVETLRAALP, encoded by the coding sequence GTGATCGATACCTCCAACCTGATGGTGAGCGTTTCCGGCGTGCGGGGGCGCGTGGCCGAGGGGCTGACGCCCGAAGTGATCGCCCGCTTCGCCGCGGCGTTCGGCGCGTACGCCATCAAGCGCGGCCCCGGCAAGACGGTGGTCCTGGGCCGCGACTCGCGCGTGTCGGGCCCCATGTTCGCGCGGGCGGCCACGGCGGGGCTGCAGTCGGTGGGATGCGACGTGGTGGACGTGGGCATCGCGCCTACGCCCACGGTGCAGCTGGCGGTGGAAGACCTGAAGGCGGCGGGCGGACTGGCGGTGACGGCCAGCCACAACCCCATCGAGTGGAACGCGCTGAAGTTCATCGGCCCAACGGGGATGTTCCTGGACGCCGAAGAAGGCGCGGAGATGCGCGCCTTCCTGGAGGGCGACATCCCCCGGGCCATCTGGAGCGACCTGGGCGGCTACAGCCAGGACGAGGGCGCGGTGGAGCGCCACCTGGAGCGCATCCTCGAGGTTCCCTTCGTAGACGTGGATCTCATCCGTTCGAAGAACTTCCACGTGGCGCTGGACTGCGTGCGCGGCGCGGGCGGCCGCATCTTTCCCCAGCTGCTGGAGGCGCTGGGGTGCCGGGTGAGCGCCATCAACATGGAAACGGACGGCCTCTTTCCGCGCGAGCCGGAGCCCGTGGCCGAGAACCTGGGCGAGTTGGAGGCGCTGGTGCGGTCCAGCGGCGCCGACCTGGGGCTGGCGACGGACCCCGACGTGGACCGCCTGTCGCTGGTCTCGGGGGAGGGAAGCGCCATCGGCGAGGACTACACGCTGGCGCTGGCCTCCATGCTGGTGCTGCGCCACCGCCCGGGGCCGCTGGTGACCAACCTGTCGACTAGCCGGGTGATGGACGACGTGGCGGAGCGCGCGGGCGTTCCGCTCGTCCGCGCGGCGGTGGGCGAGATCAACGTGGCGCGCCGGATGCAAGCGGAGAACGCGACCATCGGCGGCGAGGGCAACGGCGGGGTGATCCTTCCCGACGTGCACCTGACGCGCGACGCGCCGGTGGCGGCCGCGCTGGTCCTTCAGCTGCTGGCGGAAACGGGCAAGCCCCTTCACGCGCTGGCGGCGGAGATCGGGCGGTACGAGATCGTCAAGGAAAAGGTGCCGCGCCCCGCGCAGCCGCTGGATGCAGTCTACGACGCGCTGGCGGCCCGCTTTCCCGAGGCGCACGCCGACCGGCAGGACGGGCTGCGGCTTTCGTGGGCCGCGGAAAAGCGCTGGGCGCACCTGCGCCCCTCGGGAACGGAGCCCATCGTGCGCATCATCTGCGAGGCGCCCACGCGGGCGGATGCCTCGGCGCTGGTGGAAACGCTGCGGGCGGCGCTTCCCTGA